The following DNA comes from Treponema sp. J25.
CATGTGTGCAAAACGAGGGCCGGTGAACCTCGTGGAGTATTTGACCAATGAACTCTCTGACCGTGGTTTGGGGGAAGCGATGGTAACTCCGGTAGGCTGCCTGGGCTATTGTGCAGAAGGACCGGTGGTGGCCGTCTATCCTATGAATCGCTGGTATGGAGCAGTTAAAAGCGAAGAGGATATAGATACGCTCCTCGATGATGTAGAATCGGCGCTGGTCGCATTGCCGAAAGAGTAAAGGGGTACCTATGATGAGGGCTTTTCGTTATTTCGCCAGAGGTAGACGATACGGCAATAGTGCAATAGGTTCGTGGTTTGTGAGGCTTCTCGTCGGGATACTGGTGGTTACCGGTTGTAGGGGGCAGGCGGGGAATACCTCAAAAAAATTACAGTCTGAATTAGTCCTGGCCGCTGCCCCGGTATTGCAGGGGGTCTTGGAGAAGTTAATTGC
Coding sequences within:
- a CDS encoding (2Fe-2S) ferredoxin domain-containing protein, whose translation is MKGPKIHVLVCAGFRVGSPVQGMCAKRGPVNLVEYLTNELSDRGLGEAMVTPVGCLGYCAEGPVVAVYPMNRWYGAVKSEEDIDTLLDDVESALVALPKE